One stretch of Streptomyces agglomeratus DNA includes these proteins:
- a CDS encoding molybdopterin-dependent oxidoreductase encodes MRISRTHLTRGGLAALSGLLAGCAALAVAELVSTAVRPEAGPVTAVGGAAIDRTPAPVKDWAIRSFGESDKLVLQLGILATLCVLALALGAVALRHRRTGAAGVLLLGAVGAAAATGRPDSTGLADGLPSLAGGVAGAAALYVLIGRLTRPRRTAARDDEGGWDRRGFLIAATAAAAASGGAGMLGRTVNSRRGQGAVASRAGVLLPRPASPAAPVPPGARLRVPGISSFTTPSSTFYRVDTALVVPRVNAGTWRLRIHGKGVRRPVTVTFQDLLERELTERDITLTCVSNEVGGPYVGNARWIGVRLADLLREAGVKPPSRGGPADQLVARSVDGMTLGTPVEDVMDGRDAMLAVGMNGEPLPFVHGFPVRMIVPGLYGYVSACKWIEDIELTTFDDYDPYWVKREWAREAPVKTQSRIDTPKPFARPTAGTVMVAGVAWAQRRGVERVEVRVDDGPWQPADLAAQATVDTWRQWSFPWKATPGGHTLTVRATDRTGAVQTEKRTRTIPDGADGWHSVVVTVD; translated from the coding sequence GTGAGGATCTCCCGTACGCACCTGACCCGCGGCGGGCTCGCCGCACTCAGCGGCCTGCTCGCCGGCTGCGCCGCCCTTGCCGTGGCCGAGCTCGTCTCAACGGCCGTCCGTCCGGAGGCCGGGCCCGTCACCGCGGTCGGCGGGGCGGCCATCGACCGCACACCGGCGCCCGTGAAGGACTGGGCGATCCGGAGTTTCGGTGAGAGCGACAAGCTCGTCCTGCAACTGGGCATCCTGGCGACCCTCTGCGTCCTGGCACTCGCCCTGGGCGCGGTGGCGCTGCGCCATCGGCGTACCGGTGCGGCCGGTGTGCTGCTCCTCGGTGCGGTCGGCGCCGCGGCGGCGACCGGCCGCCCCGACTCGACCGGCCTCGCGGACGGACTGCCGTCCCTGGCCGGCGGGGTGGCGGGCGCCGCCGCGCTGTACGTACTGATCGGCAGGCTGACCCGGCCACGCCGTACGGCCGCGCGGGACGACGAAGGCGGCTGGGACCGGCGGGGGTTCCTGATCGCGGCGACCGCCGCGGCCGCCGCCTCGGGCGGTGCGGGAATGCTGGGCCGTACGGTGAACAGCCGGCGCGGCCAAGGCGCCGTCGCCTCGCGCGCCGGAGTACTGCTGCCCCGGCCCGCTTCGCCCGCCGCCCCCGTGCCGCCGGGCGCCCGGCTGCGGGTTCCTGGCATCAGTTCCTTCACCACGCCCAGCAGCACGTTCTACCGCGTGGACACCGCCCTGGTGGTGCCCCGGGTGAACGCCGGCACCTGGCGGTTGCGCATCCACGGCAAGGGTGTCCGGCGTCCGGTGACCGTCACCTTCCAGGACCTGCTGGAACGCGAGTTGACCGAGCGCGACATCACCCTGACGTGTGTGTCCAACGAGGTCGGTGGCCCGTACGTGGGCAACGCGCGGTGGATCGGCGTACGACTGGCGGACCTGCTGCGCGAGGCGGGCGTGAAGCCGCCCTCACGGGGCGGCCCGGCCGATCAGCTGGTGGCCCGCTCGGTGGACGGCATGACGCTCGGCACGCCGGTGGAGGACGTCATGGACGGCCGCGACGCGATGCTCGCGGTCGGCATGAACGGCGAACCGCTCCCCTTCGTGCACGGATTTCCCGTCCGGATGATCGTCCCCGGACTGTACGGATACGTCTCGGCCTGCAAGTGGATCGAGGACATCGAACTCACCACGTTCGACGACTACGACCCGTACTGGGTGAAGCGCGAGTGGGCCCGCGAGGCTCCGGTCAAGACCCAGTCCCGCATCGACACCCCCAAGCCCTTCGCCCGCCCCACGGCCGGCACCGTCATGGTCGCCGGCGTCGCCTGGGCCCAGCGCCGCGGTGTCGAGCGCGTCGAGGTGCGTGTGGACGACGGTCCCTGGCAGCCCGCGGACCTCGCCGCGCAGGCCACCGTCGACACCTGGCGCCAGTGGTCCTTCCCCTGGAAGGCCACCCCCGGCGGCCACACCCTCACCGTGCGCGCCACCGACCGCACCGGCGCCGTACAGACCGAGAAGCGGACACGCACCATCCCCGACGGCGCCGACGGGTGGCACTCGGTCGTCGTCACCGTCGACTGA